The following are encoded together in the Anguilla rostrata isolate EN2019 chromosome 19, ASM1855537v3, whole genome shotgun sequence genome:
- the LOC135246022 gene encoding uncharacterized protein LOC135246022 encodes MSVSTIQTKTGPGEVLDLRFRQKDSIALWSGRSGVGVAFLYRLSERGGPSVRKGRLAGPPLPLPGLRPGSLYDLEVVPECEGGERGVPAVLYFIPEEVPGSAPNDSPGDILLPRVVDSADQTTDRLGLQVHLPSHEMFLVVPWTMPPSLEDPRAEARVLLEGIIKSKLQNLLSKFWPKAEVQLISFEDSERKTKTKITFESFDVSSQDGVVILRPEEQLQHIISLGHAHITVTDDSIYWDDPDECDSPVLNKCGSNSVCINTLDSFTCVCEPGSLPA; translated from the exons ATGAGCGTTAGCACCATCCAGACAAAAACAG GCCCTGGTGAAGTGTTGGATCTCCGATTTAGACAGAAGGACTCGATAGCCCTGTGGAGCGGCAGGtctggggtgggcgtggccttctTGTACCGCCTCTCTGAGAGGGGCGGCCCGAGCGTCCGGAAGGGGAGGCTGGCAGGCCCCCCCCTGCCTCTGCCGGGCCTGAGGCCTGGCTCCCTGTATGACCTGGAGGTGGTGCCAGAGTGCGAGGGTGGCGAGCGTGGAGTTCCAGCTGTGCTCTACTTCATCCCAGAGGAAGTCCCTGGCAGTGCCCCTAACGATTCCCCTGGAGACATCCTGCTACCCAGAGTTGTTGACTCTGCAGACCAAACAACAGATCGCCTCg GACTGCAGGTTCATCTCCCCAGCCATGAAATGTTCCTTGTTGTGCCATGGACAATGCCGCCATCGCTGGAGGATCCGAGGGCAGAAGCTCGAGTCCTGCTGGAGGGCATTATTAAAAGCAAG CTGCAGAACTTACTGAGTAAGTTCTGGCCAAAAGCGGAAGTGCAGCTGATCTCGTTTGAAGACAgcgagaggaaaacaaaaaccaagatCACTTTTGAAAGCTTTGATGTTTCCAGCCAGGATGGGGTAGTGATCCTCCGCCctgaggagcagctgcagcataTTATCTCTctcggccacgcccacatcACCGTCACAGACGACAGCATCTACTGGGATG ACCCAGACGAGTGTGACTCCCCCGTCCTGAACAAGTGCGGCTCCAACTCCGTCTGCATCAACACCCTGGACTCATTCACCTGCGTGTGTGAGCCGGGGTCACTACCAGCCTGA